GACCCTGGCTGCGGTGTGGGGAACCCCGGTCTACTGCGCGGCCGCTGACCAGGAAATGCTCTCCAAGCCCTCTGCGGGGCTGGGGACGCGCCTGGTGCCGCTCATCAGGCAGCTCATCGGCGAGGACCGCCTGAGCGTACCGGGGGATCTGCGCGACCACGGGCCTTTCCAGATCCCGTGCGGGCTCAGGGTGGAGCCCCACGCCGCTCCTGGGCACACCCCTGGTTCCACGCTCCTCGGCGTGGGCGATGGATCCGACAGCGTGCTCCTGACCGGGGACGTCCTATTCCAGGGAACCATCGGACGGACCGATCTGCCGGGCGGCGACCTGCGACAGATGCGCTCCACCCTGCGCCGGATCATCGAGATCTTCCCGGACAACACTGTGCTCTTGCCCGGGCACGGGGAACCCACCACCATCGGGGCTGAGAAACTCACCAACCCCTACCTGCAATCCGATTTCCTGAAGGACTGAGCCATGGCACGCCCCAAACCAATCTCTGGTTTCCCCGAGTTCCTGCCCGCCGGGCGCCTGGTCGAGAACCAGGTACTCGGTGCCATCACTTCCACCTTCGAGCTTCATGGCTTCGCCCCCATCGAGACCAGGGCAGTTGAGCCTCTCGGGCAGCTGGCCCGCAAAGGAGAGATCGACAAGGAGATATACGTCGTCAGGCGCCTGCATGCTCAAGCCGGGGAGGCCGACGAGCTTGGCCTTCACTTCGATCTGACGGTGCCTTTCGCCCGTTACGTGCTGGAGAACTCCGGACACCTCAACTTTCCGTTCCGCCGCTACCAGGTGCAGAAGGTCTGGCGAGGTGAACGCCCGCAGGAGGGCCGCTACCGCGAGTTCACCCAGGCCGACATCGATATCGTCGGCCAGGATAGGCTGGCAGATCACCACGACGCTGAGATCCCCCTGGTGGCTCTCGACGTCTTCGGCAGGCTGCACCGCGATCTGGGCCTGCCCCCGGTGAGCATCCGGGTCAACAACCGGAAGCTCTCAGAGGGTTTCTACCGGGGACTGGGGATCGATGACACGGCGGCGGTGCTGCAGCGCGTCGACAAATACGACAAGGTCGGTCCTGACGTGGTCGCCGAGCTGCTGACCGAACAGGTGGGGTTGAGCACCGCCCAGGCCCGCTCCTGCGTCGCACTGGCCGGGATCAGCGCCGACGATGAGTCCTTCGCCGACCAGGTGCGCTCCCTCGGCGTCACCCATGAACTGCTCGATGAGGGGCTGGCCGACCTCGCGGCGCTCATCCGCATCGCGCGCGAGGCCGAGCCGGGCCGCGTGGTCGCGGACCTGAAGATCGCCCGCGGCCTCGACTACTACACAGGCACCGTGTACGAGACTCTGCTGCTGGGATCAGAGAAGCTCGGATCAGTGGCCTCGGGCGGCAGGTACGATTCGCTGGCCAGCGACGGAAAGGCGACTTTCCCCGGCGTCGGCTACTCCTTCGGCGTGACCCGGATACTCGCCCCCCTCATCGGGAGGGGAGCGCTGACCGCGACCCGCAGCGTCCCCTCAGCGGTCCTGGTGGCCGTGGACTCGGAGGAGACCCGCCACCGGGCGATATCCGTGGCACGGCGGCTGCGCGAGCGCGGCATCGCCTGCGAGGTGGCACCCAAGGCCGACAGGTTCGGCCGCCAGATCCGGTTTGCCGAGCGGCGAGGGATTCCCTTCGTCTGGTTCGGCGCGGGGGTTGACGACTCGGTGAAGGACATCCGGTCAGGGGAACAGCTGCCTGCGGATCCGGGCAGTTGGCGGCCTGCCGCGCAGGACGCCGTTCCGCGTGTGATCCAAGGTGGTTGAAAACTTCTGGACAGGGGTTGCTTCTGCTCCGAGGCAAAGGTTAGGCTCGCCTTCCGTTTGAAGCGCAGCGCCTAATGCAAGGAATCGGATGTTTCTGGCCTCTTTCCTCATCGGCCTCAGGGAAGGCCTTGAGGCTTCGCTGATCATCGGCATACTGATCGCCTATGTCCGCAAGCAGCAACGCGACGAGGTGGTGGGAAAGATCTGGCTGGGGGTCATCCTCGCCGTGATCATCGCCGCCGGTCTCGGAGCGCTCTTCACCTTCGGACGCTATGGCCTGACCTTCGAGGGCCAGGAGATGATCGGCGGCTTCATGTCACTGCTCGCGGTCGTGATGGTCACCTGGATGGTCTTCTGGATGCTCAAAGCGGGGCGCACCATGAAAGCCGAGCTTGAGTCGAGTGCCGCCGCTGCTCTCGGCGCCGGGTGGGGCATGTTCTGGCTGGCTCTCATCTCCGTGGGACGGGAGGGCATCGAGACCACCCTGATGCTGTGGAGCTCACTGACCAATCCGCTATCGCTGGTGGCCGCCATTGTCGGGATCCTTGCGTCCTGCGTCCTGGGCTACCTCGTCTACCGGGGAATGGTACGGATCAAATTCTCCACCTTCTTCGCCTGGACCGGCCTGTTCCTGGTTATCATGACCGCCGGCATCCTCGCCTACGGCATCCATGACCTCCAGGAGGCCAGAATCCTGCCCGGGCCGTTCTCCGGGGCGCCCATCACACCGACGGACTTCCGCACGGGAGATGTGCTGGTCGGATTCTTCACAGAACGGCCCTACTGGGGTGCGCCGTTCCCGTTCGGCTGGGCATTCGACCTGCAGAAGGTCATCGACCCCGCCAGCACCCTGGGGGCCCTCCTGAAGGGAACGGTGGGATTCACCCCCCTGATGAGCTGGCTTGAAATCGTCGCCTGGGCCATCTACCTGGCGATCGTCCTCCCGATGTTCATCCGTCGGGCTCTTCCACGAAAGGAAACCGGGAAAGATAATGAAGTCTCTGCATCTGCGTAGCCTTGCCGCTCTGGCGGCAGGAGCTCTGCTCCTGGCAGGCTGCACCGAGAACAAACCTGCACAGGAAGGTGCTGCCTCGAGCGGAGCCAGTGGGGCCAGCAACGCCCTGAACGTCACATCGACCAACGACGACTGCCAGGTGTCCGCGGCCTCCGCATCCTCCGGCAACGTCACATTCACCATCAAGAATGATGGTGCCAAGATCACCGAATTCTACCTCCTGGCCTCCGACGGGCTCCGTATCGTCTCAGAGCGTGAGAACATTGCGCCCGGTGCCACGGCGGACCTGACGGTCAGCCTGCAACCGGGTGACTACTTCACTGCCTGCAAACCGGGCATGCGTGGCACCAACGTGGGCAAGACGGCCTTCAAGGTGACGGGCGACCCCGTCGAACTCTCCGGTGACGACCAGGCTCTGTTTGACAAGGCGGTCCAGGACTATGTGGATTTCGTGAAGAACGAGGTCTCCGCACTGGTGCCGAAGACCGACGAGTTCGCGAAGGCCTACATGGCCGGAGATGACGAGAAGGCCAAGCAGATGTTCGCCTCCACCCGGGTGCACTACGAACGGATCGAGCCCATCGCCGAGGCGCTCGGGGTGCTCGACCCGCGGATCGACTACCGCGAGATCAACTATCTCGCCGAAGCCGACCAGTTCAAGGAGGACGACCCGACCTTCACCGAATGGCTGGGATTCCACCGCATTGAGAAAGACCTGTGGGCGCCCGCGGCCGATGCCGTGCAGCCTGACGGCACATCCGCCATGGAGGGCTGGAGCCCCTCAACCCCTGAGGACCGCAAGAGGATCGGTGAGGCCCTGATCGCCGACGTCAACAAACTGCAGGAGACGGTCAGCGACCCCAACTTCATCAAGGATCAGGGAGTGTCGATCTCCACGGTCTCCAATGGTGCATCCGGGTTGCTTGAGGAGATCTCCACCAACAAGGTCACCGGTGAGGAGAACTGGTGGAGCCACTACGACCTGTGGGATTTCCAGGCCAACCTGCAGGGCGCCAAGATCGCCTTCGACCTGGTCGCTCCCATCGCCGAGCGCAAGGGTGAGGAGGGCAAGGCGCTGGTGGCCCAGATCAACACCGAGTTCGGTAAGCTCCAGTCGCTTCTGGACCAGTACGGCTCCCTCGACGCGGGATACGTCCTCTACGACAAGGTCACCTCTGATCAGCAGAAGGAGCTCAGCGACCAGATCAACGCCACGCGTGAACCCCTGTCGAAGCTGACTGCCACGGTCCTCGGGATTCAGTGATGTCAGACGAGCCGGGGGTTGAGCGACCGGTCAGGGGGCTGTCGAGACGGGGCATGCTCGCCTGGGCGGGCACCGCGACCAGCCTCGCCGGCCTAGGCGCGGGAGGATTCTTCGCCTCCCGCGCCGTCGGTCCCCGTAAGGAAAGGTCCTCTGACGGGGCAGGCGAAGGCCTGGAATATCCGTTCTACGGTGAGCACCAGGCGGGAATCATCACCCCTGCCCAGGAGCAGCTTCACTTCGCCGCCTTCGACGTGGGGTCCGACCAGTCCCGGGAGGACCTGATCGAGTTGCTCAGAGACTGGACCTATGCCGCCTCCCGGCTCGTTCAAGGACTGTCTGTCAGTGCGGGCGGGGCCTTCGAGGGAAACCCGCTGGCCCCGCCAGACGACACGGGGGAGGCAGCCGACTTCGGGCCCTGTGGGCTGACGATCACGTTCGGTTTCGGCCGGTCGCTGTTCGTCGACTCCGAGGGCAGGGACCGGTTCGGCATCGCCGACAGAATGCCCAAGGAGTTCACCAAGCTGCCGAAGATGGTCAACGACTTCATCCAGCCCGCCATCTCCGAGGGCGACCTGTGCGTCCAAGCGTGCGCGAATGATCCCCAGGTAGCCGTGCATGCCATCCGCAACCTCACCCGGCTGGCTTTCGGCCGGGCGTCGCTGCGGTGGTCGCAGCTGGGATTCGGCCGGGCGTCGTCGACCTCGAAGGAGCAGCAGACCCCGCGGAATCTGTTCGGCCAGAAGGATGGCACCAACAACCTGAAGGCCGAGGAGCCCGAGAAACTCGCGGAACATGTCTGGATCTCTGAGGGTCCCGAGTGGGCGCACGGTGGCTCCTACCTGATAGCGCGCAAGATCATGATGACCATCGAGGTCTGGGATGGGGTGCGCCTGGAGGAGCAGGACCGCGTGCTCGGACGTGCCAAGGGGTCGGGGGCTCCGCTCTCGGGAGGCGATGAGTTCACCACCCCGGACTTCAAGAAGCTGGGCGACGATGGGAAGCCGCTGATTGACACCCGCTCGCATGTGGCGCGCACCCACCCGGACAACAATGGCGGGATCCACATCCTGAGGCGCGCCTACAACTTCGTGGACGGCAATGACCAGCAGGGGCGGCTTGCGGCCGGGTTGTTCTTCCTGGCGTTCGTGAAGGCCCCGGCCCGGTTCGCGAAAATCCACCGGAACATGTCGCGCGACGACATGTTCGTCGAATATCTGAAAACCCACTCGAGCGGGGTCTATCTGGTGCCTCCCGGGATCAGCGAGGGCGAGTACATCGGGCAGAGGCTGTTCGCCCAGTAAGATTCATCGCTGGTGAGCTGCACCGTCTATGCAGCCAGAACGGAGAGGAAACTTCACATGTTGCGCACACACCATGCGGGTGAGCTGAGAGCCGCAGACGTGGGGGAAGAGGTGGTGCTCACCGGCTGGGTGGCGAAGCGCCGGGACCATGGCGGTGTGGCCTTCATCGATCTGAGGGACGCCTCCGGCATCGCCCAGGTCGTGGTCCGTGATGAGGTGCTGGCTTCCTCTGGCGCGCACGATCTGCGCAATGAGTTCTGCATCAAGGTGGCTGGTGTAGTCGAGCTCCGGCCTGAGGGAAACGCCAACCCTGACTTGCCTACAGGCGAGATCGAGGTGGCGATCTCTGAACTGGAGGTGCTCAACCCCTCCGCTGCGCTGCCCTTCCAGGTCGACGAACGCGTCAGCGTCGGCGAGGAGGCACGCCTGAAGTACCGTTATCTTGACCTGCGGCGACCTGCGCCGGCAGCTGCTCTCCGCCTGCGTTCCAAGGTGAACCAGGCTGCCCGGAAGGTGCTCGGGGAGCGCGATTTCGTCGAGATCGAGACCCCGACCCTGACTCGTTCCACCCCGGAGGGGGCCCGTGACTTCCTGGTACCTGCCCGGCTCAGTCCTGGCTCCTGGTACGCGCTTCCGCAGAGTCCACAACTGTTCAAGCAGCTCCTCATGGCGGCGGGCATGGAACGCTACTACCAGATCGCCCGCTGCTACCGCGACGAGGACTTCCGCGCGGACCGGCAGCCGGAGTTCACCCAGCTCGACATCGAGATGAGCTTCGTCGATCAGGAGGACGTGATCGAACTTGGGGAGGCCATCATCAAGGAGGTGTGGGCGCTCAAAGGGATCGAACTTCACACGCCCTTCCCCCGGCTGACCTTCGCCGAGGCGATGAACCGCTACGGTTCCGATAAACCGGACCTGCGTTTCGACGTGGAGCTGACCGAGCTGACCGAGGTGTTCGCCGCTACCCAGTTCCGGGTGTTCAAAGCCCCCTATGTCGGTGCTGTGGTCATGCCGGGCGGCGCCTCGCAGCCGCGCCGTCAGTTCGATGCCTGGCAGGAGTGGGCGAAGCAGCGTGGTGCCAGGGGCCTGGCGTATGTCACAGTCTCAGACTCCGGGGAGCTGGGTGGGCCCGTCGCCAAGAACCTCTCCGCGATGGAGCTGGCCGCCCTGTCCGAGCGCACCGGTGCGAAGCCGGGGGACTGTATCTTCTTCGCAGCCGGGGAGCGCACCGCCTCTCAGAACCTGCTGGGCGCTGCACGCGCGGAGATCGCCCGCCGCTGCGGCCTGATTGACGAGAATGAGTGGAGCTTCCTGTGGGTGGTTGACGCGCCCCTGTTCAAACCGGCCTCAGAGGCCAAGGCCGAGGGCGATGTCGCTGTCGGTGAGGGTGCCTGGACCGCCGTTCACCATGCCTTCACATCACCCAAGCCAGAGTGGCTTGCTACTTTCGATGAGCATCCGGGGCAGGCGACGGCCTATGCCTACGACATGGTCTGCAACGGCAACGAGCTGGGTGGTGGGTCCATCCGTATCCATCGCCGTGACGTGCAGGAGCGGGTGTTCAAGGTGATGGGGATCACGCAGGAACAGGCGCAGGAGAAGTTCGGATTCCTGTTGGAGGCCTTTGCCTTCGGTGCACCGCCGCACGGCGGTATAGCGTTCGGCTGGGATCGGGTCGTTACCCTGCTCAGCGGCTCCGAGTCGATTCGTGAGGTCATCGCCTTCCCGAAGTCGGGAGGTGGCTATGACCCCTTAACTGCCGCGCCGGCACCGATCACTGCTCAGCAGCGCAAGGAGGCGGGAGTGGACTCGGTCCCGAAGGACAAGCTCCAGGCGTGAATCCTGGGGCTGGGCAGCACCCAGAAACGGCAGTAGAGGAGGCTTCCCAGGGGCCTCTCTACTGTCAGGCCTTGCCTGCTGCTTCCTGCCGCGCTGAGCTGAGGATGGACCCGGCGCTGGCCAGGATGACCAATGCCATGGCGAGTAGCTCCAGGACACCCAGCTGTTCGCCCAGCAGCAGGAAGGCGACGAGTGCCGCCGCCGCCGGCTCAAGGCTCATCAGGATCCCGAAGGTAGCCTGCGACATTCGTTGCAGGGCCCGCATCTCCAAGGTGAATGGGATGGCAGAGCTCAGCAGTCCGAGCACCAGCCCCATGCCCCAGATGCCGGGGTCCAGAGCCCAGGAGTACTCACCGAAAACTATCGTCGTAAAGGCCATGGGCAGCAGCAGGAGGAGGGCGGCTATCCAGAATCCGACCGTCAAGCCGGAGAAACCCTCCCAGCGTGCACCGAGCATGGGTGTGAGCAGAATATAGACACCCCAGCAGGTGCCGGCCAGGAGCGCCAGCAGCACACCGACCGGGTCCAGCGGGGCGGGGCTGAAACCCAGGAGGGCCACGCCCACGCCGGCCAGTACCACCCAGAGCAGGTCGCGCCTGTTCTTGGAAGTGATTGTTGCCACCGCCAACGGTCCCAGGAACTCGAATGTCACCGCCATGCCCACGGGGATGCGCTGGATCGCCAGGTAGAAGATCGCGCTCATGCCTGTGAGCGACAGCCCATAGCCCAAGGCTGAGAGCCAATGCCCGCGGCTGCGGCCACGCAGGCGGGGACGGAAGACGATGCTCAGCAGGATCGCCGCGGACAGGATACGCAGCCAGGCGGCCACGTGGGGCGGCGTTGCGATGAACAGCCCCTTGGCCAGAGATGAACCGATCTGTACTGATGTGCTGGCAGTCAGCACTAGCAGGACAGGGGAGAGAGCCCGTTTCATAGCGCGAACTCTATGTGCTTCGGACGTGCGATTAGCCACAGGCAGAGCGTCGAAGCTGTGGCACAGGCCAGCATCGAGATCGCCATGGGCGCAGCGGAGGCCAGCTCGAACTGGCCGATGACAGGGCCAACCACGGCCGCCAGGGTCATGTTCAGGGCGCCCATCAGGGAGGCGGCGACACCGGAGTCGGTGCGGTGGTTTTGCAACGCCAGCACCTGGCCTGCCGGCATGCACGATCCGAAGGTGAGGGTGTAGGCGAACATGGCTGGGATGAGGGGGATATGACCAACTCGCAAGGCGTCGAGTCCCAGCAGGGCCAGGGATGCGGCGATCATTCCCGCGGTACCTGCTACAAGGACCCATTGCGGCCCGAAGCGGGTGGCCAGGCGGCTTCCGGACTGGACCCCTGCGAAGACCCCCACGGAGCAGATGGCGAACACCAGGCCGAACTCGGTTTCGCGCAGTCCGAAGGTCTCCTGCAGGAGCAGCGACGAGGTGGAGATGTAGGAGAACAGGCCGGCGAAGGCAAAGGAGGAGGTGAGCCAGACACCGACGAACATCCGGTCACCCAGCACACGGCGGTAGGCGGCCAGCAGCGGGGCGAGACCACCTGCGGTGCGCTCGCTGAGTGGGCGGGTCTCGATGATCAGCAGCCAAATCAGCAACAGTAGGACCGTCCCGTATGAGGCGAGCGCCCAGAAGACCCCGCGCCAGTTCATGACCGTCACCATCCAGGAGCCGACCAGCGGGGCGATGATGGGCGCCAGGCCGTTGATGAGTGCCAGCCGGGAGAGCATCACGACCAGTCGTCGCCCTGAGAAGAGGTCCCGGGCCATGGCCATCGATACCACGGCGCCGCCAGCGGCCCCGATGCCCTGTAGCGCGCGCATCACGGTGAGGAAGGTGACGTCGGGTGCGACCGCCACGAGTACCGAAGAGACCACGTGCAGGGTGGCAGCCACGACCAGCGGGATCCGACGTCCCACGCGATCACTCAAGGGGCCGACGACAAGCTGTCCCAGGGCAAAACCGATGGTGGTGGCGGACAGGGTCACCTGCACCTGGGAGTCGGTGATTCCCAGGTCGGATTTGAGGGCCGGGAAGGTGGGCAGGTACAGGTCTATGGTGAAGGGGCCAAGACCGGTCAGCAGGCCGAGCGTGACGATGGTCGCCACTCTTCGGCGCACGCTGAACTGGTCTCCGAGTGGTTGTGGCATGCGAACTCCGCTGAATGCAGGGTGTCAAGAGCAAGCAAATGATACGGCAGGACTCCTGCGTCTGAGGCTAGGCTGAAACAGTGAGTCCTGACCTGTTCGGCAATCCCGACCCCGTCCCTGCCAGAGGGGGCGGTTCGCTGGGGGATGCGCGTGGTGACAGCGCCCCACTGGCGGTGAGGATGCGTCCTGCGAACCTGGACGAACTCGTCGGGCAGCAGCATCTGCTCGGGCCAGGCGCGCCGCTGCGGCGGCTGGTCGCTGGACAGCCCATGAGCGTTTTCCTGTGGGGG
The sequence above is drawn from the Arachnia rubra genome and encodes:
- a CDS encoding MBL fold metallo-hydrolase; the encoded protein is MRIETIPVSPWTANCYLMAADQGTGCLVVDPGVKGSEVVSAALDRLGWIPEAIACTHGHLDHSGDAATLAAVWGTPVYCAAADQEMLSKPSAGLGTRLVPLIRQLIGEDRLSVPGDLRDHGPFQIPCGLRVEPHAAPGHTPGSTLLGVGDGSDSVLLTGDVLFQGTIGRTDLPGGDLRQMRSTLRRIIEIFPDNTVLLPGHGEPTTIGAEKLTNPYLQSDFLKD
- the hisS gene encoding histidine--tRNA ligase; protein product: MARPKPISGFPEFLPAGRLVENQVLGAITSTFELHGFAPIETRAVEPLGQLARKGEIDKEIYVVRRLHAQAGEADELGLHFDLTVPFARYVLENSGHLNFPFRRYQVQKVWRGERPQEGRYREFTQADIDIVGQDRLADHHDAEIPLVALDVFGRLHRDLGLPPVSIRVNNRKLSEGFYRGLGIDDTAAVLQRVDKYDKVGPDVVAELLTEQVGLSTAQARSCVALAGISADDESFADQVRSLGVTHELLDEGLADLAALIRIAREAEPGRVVADLKIARGLDYYTGTVYETLLLGSEKLGSVASGGRYDSLASDGKATFPGVGYSFGVTRILAPLIGRGALTATRSVPSAVLVAVDSEETRHRAISVARRLRERGIACEVAPKADRFGRQIRFAERRGIPFVWFGAGVDDSVKDIRSGEQLPADPGSWRPAAQDAVPRVIQGG
- the efeU gene encoding iron uptake transporter permease EfeU, coding for MFLASFLIGLREGLEASLIIGILIAYVRKQQRDEVVGKIWLGVILAVIIAAGLGALFTFGRYGLTFEGQEMIGGFMSLLAVVMVTWMVFWMLKAGRTMKAELESSAAAALGAGWGMFWLALISVGREGIETTLMLWSSLTNPLSLVAAIVGILASCVLGYLVYRGMVRIKFSTFFAWTGLFLVIMTAGILAYGIHDLQEARILPGPFSGAPITPTDFRTGDVLVGFFTERPYWGAPFPFGWAFDLQKVIDPASTLGALLKGTVGFTPLMSWLEIVAWAIYLAIVLPMFIRRALPRKETGKDNEVSASA
- the efeO gene encoding iron uptake system protein EfeO, with amino-acid sequence MKSLHLRSLAALAAGALLLAGCTENKPAQEGAASSGASGASNALNVTSTNDDCQVSAASASSGNVTFTIKNDGAKITEFYLLASDGLRIVSERENIAPGATADLTVSLQPGDYFTACKPGMRGTNVGKTAFKVTGDPVELSGDDQALFDKAVQDYVDFVKNEVSALVPKTDEFAKAYMAGDDEKAKQMFASTRVHYERIEPIAEALGVLDPRIDYREINYLAEADQFKEDDPTFTEWLGFHRIEKDLWAPAADAVQPDGTSAMEGWSPSTPEDRKRIGEALIADVNKLQETVSDPNFIKDQGVSISTVSNGASGLLEEISTNKVTGEENWWSHYDLWDFQANLQGAKIAFDLVAPIAERKGEEGKALVAQINTEFGKLQSLLDQYGSLDAGYVLYDKVTSDQQKELSDQINATREPLSKLTATVLGIQ
- the efeB gene encoding iron uptake transporter deferrochelatase/peroxidase subunit → MSDEPGVERPVRGLSRRGMLAWAGTATSLAGLGAGGFFASRAVGPRKERSSDGAGEGLEYPFYGEHQAGIITPAQEQLHFAAFDVGSDQSREDLIELLRDWTYAASRLVQGLSVSAGGAFEGNPLAPPDDTGEAADFGPCGLTITFGFGRSLFVDSEGRDRFGIADRMPKEFTKLPKMVNDFIQPAISEGDLCVQACANDPQVAVHAIRNLTRLAFGRASLRWSQLGFGRASSTSKEQQTPRNLFGQKDGTNNLKAEEPEKLAEHVWISEGPEWAHGGSYLIARKIMMTIEVWDGVRLEEQDRVLGRAKGSGAPLSGGDEFTTPDFKKLGDDGKPLIDTRSHVARTHPDNNGGIHILRRAYNFVDGNDQQGRLAAGLFFLAFVKAPARFAKIHRNMSRDDMFVEYLKTHSSGVYLVPPGISEGEYIGQRLFAQ
- the aspS gene encoding aspartate--tRNA ligase; protein product: MLRTHHAGELRAADVGEEVVLTGWVAKRRDHGGVAFIDLRDASGIAQVVVRDEVLASSGAHDLRNEFCIKVAGVVELRPEGNANPDLPTGEIEVAISELEVLNPSAALPFQVDERVSVGEEARLKYRYLDLRRPAPAAALRLRSKVNQAARKVLGERDFVEIETPTLTRSTPEGARDFLVPARLSPGSWYALPQSPQLFKQLLMAAGMERYYQIARCYRDEDFRADRQPEFTQLDIEMSFVDQEDVIELGEAIIKEVWALKGIELHTPFPRLTFAEAMNRYGSDKPDLRFDVELTELTEVFAATQFRVFKAPYVGAVVMPGGASQPRRQFDAWQEWAKQRGARGLAYVTVSDSGELGGPVAKNLSAMELAALSERTGAKPGDCIFFAAGERTASQNLLGAARAEIARRCGLIDENEWSFLWVVDAPLFKPASEAKAEGDVAVGEGAWTAVHHAFTSPKPEWLATFDEHPGQATAYAYDMVCNGNELGGGSIRIHRRDVQERVFKVMGITQEQAQEKFGFLLEAFAFGAPPHGGIAFGWDRVVTLLSGSESIREVIAFPKSGGGYDPLTAAPAPITAQQRKEAGVDSVPKDKLQA
- a CDS encoding EamA family transporter, translated to MKRALSPVLLVLTASTSVQIGSSLAKGLFIATPPHVAAWLRILSAAILLSIVFRPRLRGRSRGHWLSALGYGLSLTGMSAIFYLAIQRIPVGMAVTFEFLGPLAVATITSKNRRDLLWVVLAGVGVALLGFSPAPLDPVGVLLALLAGTCWGVYILLTPMLGARWEGFSGLTVGFWIAALLLLLPMAFTTIVFGEYSWALDPGIWGMGLVLGLLSSAIPFTLEMRALQRMSQATFGILMSLEPAAAALVAFLLLGEQLGVLELLAMALVILASAGSILSSARQEAAGKA
- a CDS encoding multidrug effflux MFS transporter, which encodes MPQPLGDQFSVRRRVATIVTLGLLTGLGPFTIDLYLPTFPALKSDLGITDSQVQVTLSATTIGFALGQLVVGPLSDRVGRRIPLVVAATLHVVSSVLVAVAPDVTFLTVMRALQGIGAAGGAVVSMAMARDLFSGRRLVVMLSRLALINGLAPIIAPLVGSWMVTVMNWRGVFWALASYGTVLLLLIWLLIIETRPLSERTAGGLAPLLAAYRRVLGDRMFVGVWLTSSFAFAGLFSYISTSSLLLQETFGLRETEFGLVFAICSVGVFAGVQSGSRLATRFGPQWVLVAGTAGMIAASLALLGLDALRVGHIPLIPAMFAYTLTFGSCMPAGQVLALQNHRTDSGVAASLMGALNMTLAAVVGPVIGQFELASAAPMAISMLACATASTLCLWLIARPKHIEFAL